Proteins encoded in a region of the Nicotiana tomentosiformis chromosome 9, ASM39032v3, whole genome shotgun sequence genome:
- the LOC138899169 gene encoding uncharacterized protein, with amino-acid sequence MAKELKKLTWRVQSVEDVELPEGYKLPKFEMFDGTSDPEVHLRTYCDKLVGVGKNEQIRMKLFMRSLTRDAFSWYISQNPKKLANWVSMASDFMDRFRFNTEKVPDAFYIQNLKKKPIETFREYATRWRSEAAKSDTVPWDYVAKARRKGKAKMEETGAAQGMTRTGRVYTPENLGGTSKEGAPKLPVVKTDSHKNALMKVLSEAYVPADITSREMANMVEQVLESHKITFHEDELPPEGLGHNKALHITVQFEDKFIARVLIDGGSSLNICPLTTLKRLGKGLHEIWMESMNVNAFDGSHRATIGEINLDLHMGPTWFNVEFQVLDISTTYNLLLGWPWIHAAGAVASTLHQAVKFEWNH; translated from the exons ATGGCAAAAGAGCTTAAGAAACTTACATGGAGAGTCCagagtgttgaag atgtagaactgccggagggttacaaacttCCCAAGTTCGAGATGTTCGATGGCACTAGTGATCCGGAGGTGCATCTAAGAACCTACtgcgacaagcttgtaggagtgggtaagaatgaacaaatccgcatgaaactgttcatgcgaagTCTTACAAGAGATGCCTtttcttggtatatcagtcaaaacccgaAGAAGTTGGCAAATTGGGTAAGTATGGCCTCAGatttcatggacagattcaggttcaacacagagaAGGTGCCAGATGCTTTCTAtatccaaaacctcaagaaaaagcCGAtagaaaccttccgcgagtatgctactcgttggagatcagaggccgcaaag TCTGATACcgtcccatgggattatgttgcgaaagcaagaagaaagggaaaagccaagatggaagagacaggtgctgcgcaaggtatgactagaactggcagagtttacacacctgagaatctgggaggaacgagcaaagaaGGTGCACCTAAGCTGCCTGTTGTTAAGACAG ACTCACACAAaaatgccttgatgaaagtgttaagtgaagcttatgtacccgccgACATCACTAGtagagagatggctaacatggtcgaaCAGGTACTAGagagtcacaaaattactttccacgaagatgagttaCCGCCAGAAGGGTTGGGTCACAATAAGGCATTgcacatcacagtgcaatttgaggacaagttcattgccagggtcctgatagatggaggttcaagCCTGAACATATGCCCGCTGACCACTTTGAAAAGAttaggtaaaggcctgcacgagatatgGATGGAAAGCATGAATGTGAACGCATTCGACGGATCTCACAGAGCCactatcggagaaatcaaccttgatctacacATGGGTCCGACTTGGTTTAATGTTGAGTTCCAAGTGTTAGATATATCTACtacttacaacctattgttgggatggccatggatacatgcagctggggcagtggcttctactctgcaccaggctgtgaagttcgaatggaatcattag
- the LOC138899170 gene encoding uncharacterized protein: MAECEACILGLRLDIDMNVQELLVIRDSDLLVHQVLGEWATKKTKILPFLHCVQKLIRRFTKLEFKHVPRIQNEFADALATLSSMIQHPEKNFINPIPIGIQKQPAYYAHVEEEFDRNPWFHDIKEYLEKGEYPENATHTQKRTL, from the coding sequence atggcagaatgtgaggcctgcatcttgggactcaggttggacatcgacatgaacgttcaggagttACTGGTAATCAGAGATTCTGACCTATTGGTACACCAGgtactaggagaatgggctactaaGAAGACTAAAATATTGCCATTTTTGCATTGTGTACAAAAGTTGATCAGGAGGTTCACAAAgttagaattcaaacatgttccaaggattcagaatgagtttgcagatgcattagccacattgtcttccatgatacaacatccagaaaAGAATTTCATCaatcctatcccaataggaattcaaaagcagccagcttattatgctcatgttgaagaagagttcgacagaaatccatggttccacgatatCAAGGAATACTTGGAAAAGGGAGAATACCCGGAGAATGCTACACACACTCAAAAGCGTACACTTtga